A genomic window from Aerosakkonema funiforme FACHB-1375 includes:
- a CDS encoding pentapeptide repeat-containing protein: MLDDFLLEKAKNIYKEIEKDRIKLTSRWQYEKCQAMLTNVITALQLKQPWAHFLSELPYIEEVFTGWDLRGASLAGINLAGADFKEVDLYFTDLRGANLELCDFRGAYLSHANLSDTILAGANFEGCDMMRVTFKRANLSNAQLMRAFLANSNLVEANFSGADLTSATLLGAKLEGTIFEGAILENVRWGEFAKDDPEWDKDDPKIDYWA; encoded by the coding sequence ATGTTAGACGATTTTCTGTTGGAGAAGGCTAAAAATATATACAAGGAAATAGAAAAAGATCGAATCAAATTGACAAGTCGATGGCAGTATGAAAAATGCCAAGCTATGCTTACCAACGTAATTACTGCGTTGCAATTAAAACAGCCTTGGGCACACTTTCTGTCGGAGTTGCCTTACATTGAAGAAGTGTTTACTGGATGGGATTTAAGAGGCGCTTCTCTTGCTGGCATCAACTTAGCAGGCGCGGATTTCAAAGAAGTGGATTTGTATTTTACCGATTTGAGAGGTGCTAATTTGGAATTATGTGATTTTCGAGGAGCATACCTCTCCCATGCTAATTTATCAGACACTATCTTAGCGGGAGCAAATTTTGAAGGTTGTGATATGATGAGAGTCACTTTCAAAAGAGCTAATCTTTCTAATGCCCAACTCATGCGGGCTTTTTTAGCTAATAGTAACTTAGTAGAAGCTAATTTTTCAGGAGCAGATTTAACATCTGCCACATTGCTGGGAGCTAAACTTGAGGGCACGATTTTTGAAGGAGCGATTTTAGAGAATGTTAGATGGGGTGAATTTGCTAAAGACGATCCAGAATGGGATAAAGACGATCCAAAAATTGACTATTGGGCTTAA
- a CDS encoding RNA recognition motif domain-containing protein → MTIYVGNLSYKATSEDIKQLFTEYGSVKRVVLPVDRETGKARGFAFVEMVSEAEEDAAISDLNSSEWMGRQLRVNKARPQEDRRSDRSSY, encoded by the coding sequence ATGACCATTTACGTTGGCAACCTGTCCTATAAAGCCACTTCCGAAGATATTAAACAATTATTTACAGAGTATGGTTCTGTCAAACGAGTAGTCTTACCAGTAGACCGGGAGACAGGCAAAGCGCGAGGTTTTGCCTTCGTGGAAATGGTCAGCGAAGCTGAAGAAGATGCAGCTATCTCGGATTTAAACTCTTCTGAATGGATGGGGCGTCAGCTGCGGGTAAACAAGGCAAGACCCCAGGAAGACAGGCGTAGCGATCGCAGCAGTTATTAG
- a CDS encoding DUF4419 domain-containing protein yields the protein MNDIAPIISQRVGEICFQVDDVKPCQDLVAEKSALLQFEKCYGSPVLAFSHHPEFPLVEDSSDNALVSAVHIAFSQHRPLLLTPDTIWMTIAQGFAHHINNNAEALRSRFVRHQGKIVLKSETDELTQPHHWEKVIEQWVRGIRAEVGADLCDLMECNFSTTTPRIRTASHMVMMDAFQQYFDYLRMCICGIPFVTLQGTVDDWRSIQHRVEKIAEYELEWWTQRLLPICRGFVETAEGKPSLSFWREIYKPESVYGEEVITGWLADLFPYLKDYANDFKIRNPILDVARTDITVSDGISPQYIPIGLSCAPFKLKTALGEKSLELVGGFIGIKQDPDDGTLQPEIGWAVREIILLSC from the coding sequence ATGAACGATATAGCCCCCATTATAAGTCAGAGAGTAGGAGAAATTTGTTTCCAAGTCGATGATGTAAAACCATGTCAAGACTTGGTTGCAGAAAAAAGTGCTTTGTTACAGTTTGAAAAGTGCTATGGAAGTCCGGTACTTGCATTCAGTCACCACCCGGAGTTCCCACTTGTCGAAGATAGCAGCGACAATGCTTTGGTAAGCGCTGTTCACATAGCGTTCAGTCAACATCGACCCTTGTTGCTTACTCCCGATACGATTTGGATGACGATCGCACAAGGTTTTGCACATCATATCAATAATAACGCGGAAGCGCTTCGCTCTCGTTTTGTACGCCATCAGGGGAAAATTGTACTTAAATCGGAAACAGACGAACTGACACAACCTCACCACTGGGAAAAAGTTATAGAACAATGGGTTAGGGGTATTCGCGCAGAGGTAGGTGCAGATTTGTGCGACTTGATGGAATGCAATTTCAGCACCACTACGCCAAGAATACGCACTGCAAGTCATATGGTGATGATGGATGCTTTCCAGCAGTATTTCGATTACTTGCGTATGTGCATTTGCGGTATTCCTTTCGTGACTTTGCAAGGTACAGTGGATGATTGGCGCAGCATTCAGCATCGTGTCGAGAAGATAGCTGAATACGAACTTGAATGGTGGACACAAAGGTTGTTGCCAATTTGTCGAGGATTTGTAGAAACGGCTGAAGGCAAACCTTCGTTAAGTTTTTGGCGTGAGATTTACAAACCTGAGTCAGTTTACGGGGAAGAAGTAATTACAGGATGGTTAGCCGATCTTTTCCCATATCTTAAAGATTACGCAAATGATTTTAAAATTAGAAATCCAATTCTAGATGTAGCTCGCACAGATATAACTGTTTCCGATGGTATTTCTCCTCAATATATCCCTATTGGTTTGTCCTGCGCTCCATTTAAATTGAAGACAGCGTTAGGTGAGAAATCGCTAGAATTAGTAGGTGGATTTATTGGTATTAAACAAGATCCAGACGACGGCACTCTTCAACCGGAAATAGGTTGGGCAGTTCGCGAGATAATTTTGCTAAGTTGTTAG